A region of the Myxococcus stipitatus DSM 14675 genome:
CAGCCCGTGCAGGTGCTGGCGGCGCTGGAGGAACTGGAAGCGCTGCGCTGAAGGGCGGCGGTGCTCAGTTCGCGCGCTGGAGCCACCCCACCCAGTCCCCCAACTCCCGGTAGCCCAGCTTGCGGTACACGCTCCGGCCCTGCTCGGTGGCCTGGAGCACGGAGGCGTGGAGGCCGCGCTCCCGGGCGCCCGAGAGCAGCCCGCGCATCACCTCCGAGGCCAGTCCCCGGCCCCGGGCCTCCGGCGCGGTGACGACCATGTACACGCCCGCGGTGTCGCCCACGTCCAGCGCGAAGCCACACGCCAGGGGCACGCCCGCCTCGCGCGCCACCAGCGTGTGCACGGGCAGGGCGGGGGGCCGCCGCCAGACGGCGAGGATGTCCTCCCACTTCCCCCAGACGCGGGCGTTGAGCGCCACCATCTCGTCCTGGAGGGGCGTCTCCACCAGGGGGAAGGTGGGCGGGTCCTCGGGGACGTCCGCCAGGGCCAGGCCCATGGCCGGAATGCGGTTCTCCGGGCGGTAGCCCGCGGCGCCCAGGAGGCGGCCGCCCTCGTCGTCCCCGGGCAGGACGTTCACGCTCCAGGCGGGGATTCCCTGGCCCCGGAAGTACGCCTCCAGCGCGGGCAGGCCCTGGTCCAGGGCCTGGGGCGAGGCGAAGTAGGCCTGCTGGAAGTGGGACTCGGTGGGGTGCTCGGGGAGGCTGAAGGCGTCCAGACCGGGGGCGCTCCAGTGGCGCAGGAGACCGCGCTCCCGCTGGAGGTGCTTGAAGGCGATGACGTTGGCGCGCAGTCGGTCGTTCAGTTCGGCATCGGTCATGGGGTGCCCACAGCGTAGGCGGCCCCCGCTGGGAGGCGAACAACGGCGTGCTCAAAACCGCGCGTCCGTCCTCCAGGAGGGTTAGGGTGCGCCCTCACGCATGAGCAGCCCGCGCTTCTTCGCCTTCGACCCCCGCGCCACCCGCATCGCCCTCTTCCTGGGGGCGTGTGTCCTGGCGGTGCTGACCGCCTGGGCCCTGGCCAACGCCCGCGACGGGGGCGGCGTCCAGGACATGGCCCGCGCGGGTGTCACCGCGGGGCTGATGTTCGCCTTCCTCGTCGCCCTGCACCGGCTGCGTCCGCGCTCCGGCTGGGGCGTCACCCTGGACGCCCGCGGCGTGCGCGTGGCCCGCCCCTTCAGCTCCCGCGAGCTGGATTTGCACTGGGGCCAGATTGATTCGGTGCGCCGGCTTGGCAGGAAGGGTGACGTGCTGGGTTTGTTCCTGAAGGAGGAGGGTCGGGTGCTCGTCACCCGGCATCTCTTTGCCCGCAAGGCTGTTTTCGAAGAGCTGCTCTCGGCGCTGGAGGACCGCCTCCCGCCGCCTCGACTCGACGCTTGACCTCCCGGTTTCCGGGCGCCGCCGTCCAAGGGGCCGGCCAAGCGATTTTCACGAATATTTACGCAGCTTTGCGAGGGCTCGTTACTCTTGTTCAGTGTGCCTCGAGATGGTAGGCACAGCCCTGTTGCAGAGCTCCTTTTCCCAAGGACAGCTTCACATGGAAAAGACGCCCGCTACCGGCGCCGCGGTCGCCCCGCCGCCCGGTGACTATGGGACCGACAGCATCACCAAGCTCGAAGGCCTGGAGGCGGTCCGCAAGCGCCCTGGCATGTACATCGGCGACACGGTGGCCTACGGCCTCCACAAGCTCGTGTACGAGGTCGTCGACAACGCCGTGGACGAGGCGCTCGCGGGCCACTGCACGGACATCAACGTCGTCATCCACGTGGATGGCTCGCTGAGCGTCCAGGACAACGGGCGCGGCATCCCCGTGGGTCCGCACCCCGACCCCAAGTTCAAGGGCAAGGACACGCTGGAAGTGGTCCTCACGGAGCTGCACGCGGGCAGCAAGTTCGGCAACGGGGCCTACAAGGTCTCCGGCGGCTTGCACGGCGTGGGCGTCACGTGCGTGAACTTCCTCTCGGAGTGGTTCAAGGTCCGCGTCCAGCGCTCGGGCAAGGTGTACGAGCAGTCCTACGCGCGAGGCGTCTCCCAGGGCTCGCCGCAGGTGGTGGGCACCACCGAGAAGCGCGGCACCCTCATCGCCTTCAAGCCGGACCCCCAGGTGATGGAGCTGCTGGACTTCAACTTCGAGACGCTCAGCCAGCGTCTGCGCGAGCTGGCGTTCCTCAACGCCGGCCTGCACATCACCATCAACGACGAGCGCACGAACAAGGAGCACGACTTCAAGTTCGACGGCGGCATCTCCTCGTTCGTGGAGTACCTGAACAAGTCGAAGACGGTGCTGCACGACAAGCCCATCGCCTTCACGGTGGAGAAGGACGGCGTGTCGCTGGAGCTGGCCATGCAGTGGAACGATGGCTACGACGAGCGCATCTACACGTTCGCCAACAACATCAACACCCACGAGGGTGGCAGCCACCTGTCCGGCTTCAAGGCCGCGCTGACGCGCACGCTCAACAGCTACGCGGAGAAGAGCGGCATCTGGAAGGACCTGAAGGAGACGCCCACGGGTGAGGACGCCCGGGAAGGTCTGTCCGCGGTCATCTCCGTGAAGCTGCCCAACCCCCAGTTCGAGGGGCAGACGAAGACGAAGCTGGGCAACAGCGAGGTGAAGGGCCTGGTCGAGCAGATGGTGAACGACCAGCTGGCCACCTTCCTGGAAGAGACGCCGATGGTGGGCAAGAAGGTCATCGCGAAGATTGGCGATGCCTGCCGGGCCCGCATCGCGGCGCGCAAGGCGCGTGAGACGGTGCGCCGCAAGGGCGTGCTGGACGGCGGTGGCCTCCCCGGAAAGCTGGCGGACTGCCAGAGCCGCGACCCGCACGAGAGCGAGCTCTACATCGTCGAGGGTGACTCCGCAGGTGGCTCCGCGAAGCAGGGCCGCGACCGGCGCAACCAGGCCATCCTCCCCTTGCGCGGCAAGATTTTGAACGTCGAGAAGGCGCGCTTCGAGAAGATGCTCACCAGCGCCGAAATCGTCACGCTCATCACCGCGCTGGGCACGGGCATCGGGGCGGAGGACTACAACCCGGAGAAGGCGCGCTACCACCGCATCATCCTGATGACGGACGCCGACGTGGACGGCAGCCACATCCGCACGCTGCTGCTCACGTTCTTCTTCCGCCAGATGCCGGAGCTCTTGCAGAAGGGCTACCTCTACATCGCGCAGCCGCCGCTCTACAAAGTCACGCGCAACAAGAAGGACAAGTACGTCAAGGACCAGCGCGCGCTGGACGAGTACCTGCTGGGCATCGCCACCGAGCACGGCCGCGTGCTGACGCCCTCGGGCGAGGTGGGCGGCACGGACCTGAAGGTGCTCCTCGAGAAGGTGATTGCGTACGAGGAGCGGCTGGAGAAGCAGGCGAAGCGCCGCGACGCGCGAGTGGTGGACGCGGTGGTGCAGGGCGCTCGGCTGACGGCGGAGATGCTGGGCGACGAGGCGGCGCTGGCGGCCGCGGTGAAGGGCGCGCTCGCGGAGTTCGAGCGGCGCATGCCGGACGTGCTGGGCCGCGTGTCGCACGAGGTGGTGGGCGACTCCGAGCACCAGACGAAGAAGCTGGTGTTCCAGACGGACGTGAACGGCGCCATGCGGCAGACGGTGTTCGACCACGCCTTCCTGTCGTCGCCGGAGTACGTGGAGCTGATGTCGCTGCGCGACGCCTTCAAGGCGCTGGGTGACGCGCCGTACAAGGTGAAGGTGGATGGCGGGTACGTCACGGCGTACTCCGCGCAGGAGGTCCACGCGGCGCTCCGCAAGGACGCGCAGAAGGGCCTGGGCCTGCAGCGCTACAAGGGTCTGGGCGAGATGAACCCGGAGCAGCTCTGGGACACGACCATGAATCCGCTCACGCGCACGCTGCTCCAGGTGCGGGTGGAGGACGCGGTGGAGAGCGATGAAATCTTCTCGCTGCTGATGGGCGAGGCGGTGGAGCCGCGCCGCGAGTTCATCGAGCGCAACGCGCTGGACGTGCAGAACCTGGACATCTGAGCGGGCGCCGGGCTTTGGGGCCTGGCGTCGCGGACGTCTCACGGGGCGCGGTGCCATCAGGGCGCCGCGCCTCGTTTCGTTCCAGGGGCCTGGATTGACTGCGCGGCGGATTCGAGGGACGCAGGGGCGCATGTACATCCCCCGCCACTTCGAGGAGCGCGACGCGGAGCGGCTCCTGTCGCTGATGAGCCGCCACTCCTTCGCCGTGCTGGTGACGGTGGGCGAGGACGGCGCGCCCTTCGCCACGCACCTGCCCTTCCTCGTGGAGCGCGACGCGGCGGGCGCGGTCCGGCTGATGGCGCACCTGGCGCTGCCCAATCCCCAGTGGCGCGCGTTCTCCGCGGAGCGGGACGCGATGGTCATCTTCCAGGGGCCGCACGCCTATGTGTCGCCCCGGTGGTACGCGACGTCGCCGCAGGTGCCCACATGGAACTACGCCACGGTGCATGCCTACGGGCGCCCCCAGGTCATCACCTCGCGCGACGAGACGCTGCGCATCCTCCGCGCGTCCGCCGCGACCTACGAGCCCGACACCGCGAGCGCCTGGCGCCCGGAGCAGGTCGACGCGTACGTGGAGCGGCTGATGGGAGGCATTGTCGCCTTCGAGCTGCGGGTGACGCGGCTGGAGGGCAAGTTCAAGCTGAGCCAGAACAAGAGCCTGGCGGACCGCGAGGGGGTCATCGCGGCGCTGGAGCGTGGTGGCCAGCCCGGCGACGTGGAGCTGGCGGCGCTGATGCGCGCGTGCGTGCTGGAGGTCGAGTAGGGCGCGCCTTGCGCCTCGGCGTGGGAAAAGACTCGTGGGCCCGGTGCCCATCCTCGGCCCCGCGCCCACGTGCCTTTCCCGTCTTGTCGAGCCGGCCGAGGAGCTTCGCGGCCCCATGAGCCCTTACGGCGGGAACCTGTCATCGCCTCGCCCACTCGCCTGTCCATCCCGAGGGGGCCGAACCCGTGAGGGGTGCGACAACGGAAGGTTAGGCACCTCGTGGCCCCCGTGGGGCGGGCCTCCGGGCGAGAGGTGCTGGTGGAGGCTCGTGGAACAAGCAGGCCGGATGGCTCGTCCGGCTGGCTGTCCTCGAGCGGGCCCCTAGCGGCGAGAGCCCCGGAGGGCGGCGGCGCGCTCTTTTCGAGACAGCGACGTGGTGTCCACGATGTCCATCTCGAGGGCGCCCTGGTTGTCGTCGCTCTTCGTGTCCGGGAAGAAGCAGCGCAGGTCCTCGGCGCCGGTGATTTGATAGCGCTTGCCCGTCTCGAGGATGCGGTGCGTGGCGCGCACCGACGCGGGCGACGTGCCTCGCTCGACGCACAGCACCTGCTGCACGCGGCCAGGGGCTCCCGGGCGCAGCTCCGCGATGTCGTCCCGCACGGTGAACAGGTACGTGGCGCGCGGGTTGAGGCCGCGCAGCAGCACCTGCTGCTCGGGCTTGAGCTGCAGCGCGTGCTGCTGCGCATCGAACGTGAGCGAGCGCGGCGGCACGTAGGCGGACTGGCGGATGACGACGTGGATGGAGCCGCTGTTGTCCTCGGGCCCGGTCTCATCCACCGCGAAGACGTGCAGCTTGCGCGCGTTCTTGACGGTGCGCGCCGACGCGCTCAAGAGGCCGAAGCTGCTGTCCGCGGGGCCCTCTCCCTCGATGAAGTAGGCCAGCGTGCCGGAGGCGGTGCCGCGTCCCTCGGCGAGCGCCGCGCTGCCCTGCGTCCACACCGAGTACGCGACGTTGGGGTTCAGGTCGATGGAGGCGGTGGCGTACTCGGGGATGAGCGCCGCGTTGTACATGGGGCGCACCACCAGGAGCCGCGTCGGGTAGTCCACCTCGTAGAACTCGCGCTCCGCGTCGTTGATCTGCTTGGCGCGCTCCACCAGGGGGACGGGGTCCTCGCTCGGCTCGGCCTCCGCGGTGGCCGTGTTCTCGGCGGCGGCGGGGACACCCGCGTCCTCCGTCGGGGCCACCTCGACGGCCTTGGCCTCGACGACGGTGGGTTCAACGGCGGTGCCGGTGGCGACCGCGGCCACGACGGGTGGGGGCTGGGCGGGCGGAGCGCTGGGAGGCGGAGGGCTCGCGGGCTCCGACGGAGGCACGGGCTGGAGCTCCGCCTTCAGGGGCTCCAGCATCATGGAAGCGGGCGTGAAGCGCCGCGTCCACGCGAGGTGCCCGGGCAGCGTGAGCACCAGGGTGTTGGCCTCGCCCACGAGGATGCCCTCCACCATGAGGGGCGTCTTGCCGGCGACGTCGCGGCCGTTGAGCTTCACCTTGGCGCCCTCGGGCGTGGAGGTGACCCACAGCGTGGCGGCGTTGGCGGCCCGGGGGTCGGGCGCGTCCGGCTTGAGGACGAAGTGGTAGAGGAGCGCGACGAACAGCGCGAAGCCCGCCACGCCGAAGACGGAGAGGCTCATCGTCTTCACGGCCTTCTGCTGCTGGGCGCGGCGCTCGGCCTCTTCCTTCGCCAGGGTCTCCCGGGCCTCGTCCGCCGTCGTGCGGAGGCCCGTGCCCGTGGGCGGACGTCCCAGGGCCGAGGACACCGGCTGCGTCGTCGCGGACTGCGCGGTGACGACGGGGTTCTCCACCGGCGTGTCCCGAGGCGCGGCCAGCGTGGCCATGGCCAGGGGGACCTCGGTGGCAATCAGCGCCTGGCTCAAGTCGCTCGAGTCGGTGTCGGGCTCTTCCGGCAGCTCCGGCACGGGAGGCCCGGGGCGCTCGCTGGTGGGCAGCTTGCGGCCCGCGCTGGAGACCTCCGTGCGAGGCAGGCCCGTGTTCGTCACGCGGCGCAGGCTCCCCGAGCTCGTCACCTTGCGGAGGGACGGATTGCTCACCGAGGACCGGCGCGCGCCGTCCGTCGGAGGCTTCGCGCCGCCGTCGCTGCCGGGCTTCGAGCGCAGGCCGGGGTTGGAGGGGCGCAGGGGCCGCGCGCGGGACTGCGAGGACTCGCCCGTGCTCGCCTGCCAGAACGCCACCTGCTCCATGAAGGCGGGGGAGACCTCCGCCTTGCGCCCCTCGGCCGTGAGCTCCTCGGCGAAGAGGTAGGCCATGAGCTGCGACAGCTCGGACGGCGTGAAGCGGGGGTTGTCCCGGTAGAGCAGCTCCACCAGCGACGCGCTCAGCTCCTTGGCGGTCTGGAAGCGCTCGTCGCGGTCCACGGCCATCGCGTGGGCGATGACGTTCTCCAGGTCCTGCGTCATCGACGGGTTGAGCGTCGTGGGCGGAAGACAGTCGCCCTGGAGGATGCGGGGCAGGACGGTGACGAACTCGCCCTCGTAGGGGCGCTTGCCGCAGACCATCTCGTAGAGGACGACGCCCGCGGCGTACACGTCCGTGCGGGCATCCAGGTCCTGCCGTCCCCGCGCCTGCTCCGGGGAGAAGTAGGGGTACTTGCCCTTGAGGGTGCCCGGCGACGTCTTGGCCTCCACGGCGCTGGTGGCCTTGGCGATGCCGAAGTCGATGACCTTGACCTCGCCCTCGTAGGAGATGAGGACGTTGTCCGGCGAGACGTCGCGGTGGACCAGGCCCATCTCGACGCCGTCCTCGCCCACGTGGCGATGCGCGTAGTCCAGGCCGTCGCACAGCTTGCTGGCCACGTGCAGCGCCAGGCTCTCCGGGAACAGGCCCATGCCCATGCGCTGCGCGCGGCGAAGGACCTTGGAGAGCGGCTGGCCCTGCACCAGCTCCATGGCGATGAAGTACTGCCCGTCCACCTCTCCGAAGTCGAAAATCTGGGCGATGTTGCTGTGGCTCATGCTGGCCACGAGCCGCGCCTCGCCGATGAACATCTCGACGAAGTCCTCATCGTCCACGAAGTGGGGGAGGATCTGCTTGATGACGCAAGGCTTCGTGACGCCCGCCGCTCCCGTCATCCGCGCGCGGTAGGTCACCGCCATTCCGCCGGCGGCGATTTTCGAGAGAAGAACGTATTTGCCGAATGTCTGGGGAGTGGGTTCCGCCACGATCAAAAGGCCAGCCCTGGATGTTGGGAAATAGCGAGCATACTCCTCTTCTGTTGAAAGTCCCGGAGACGGCTCGCGTCGCAGGCGAAGTTTCTGGTGAGGTCGAATTCGAACCCCTCCCGCTGGGGCTGCTCTCGCTCTGAGGCTTCGCGGGTCTCAGAATGATTCGTCGATGGGTGTGGATTATCCGGGGTCCGGGGGATTGGCTCTGGGCGGAGCTTGTGATTTCAGTGGGTTGTCGGGGAGCGGAGTGGCGCTGCCAGGTTCCTTCACATTTCTTCACGGTCGGCCGCGGTGCATGTGGAGAAAGGGCGGTTATCTAGGCGGACGCGGCCACGGGCCGCGGGGTGAGGGCGGTCGAGCTTTCCCCAGAGAAAGAGGCAGACCGATGGAGTCCGAGCAGTTCAGGCGCTCGTGGCCCTTCACCGGGGTGGTGCTGTGGATGTGCCTCGCGCTGCCGGCCTCCGCCGTGGCTCAGGACGAGGGTGCGCGGTTGTCCGCCCTGGAGCTGCTGATCCGCAGCCCCCAATTGGGTGGGAGCGACATCCCCCGCGACCTGCCGGGTCCTCCGGGTGGGGTGGAGGTCCCCCTCCGGGCGGACGCGTCCACGTCGTCGGGTGCCGCCATGGCGGGAGCACAGGCGGTGTCGGCGACGACGTTGCCCGATGCTCCGGTGCGGCCTTCATCCGGGGACGCCTCCACGCCGGGTTTGTCCGAGGAGATGAGCCCCGGAGGCCCCGAGGGTTCCTCGGCCCTGCTGTCCGAGGCGCCGCGGACCGGAGTCTCCGACGGCGCTCCGCTCACCCTCCTGCCCGAGTCGTCGCCGTCGCGCTCCTTCCAGGTGTTGCCGGCAGTGGTTGCTGTCGTGCCCGGACTGCTGTTCCACGGACTCGCGCCAGCGATTGCGGGAGATGGTCAGACGGCCCGGCGCCTGTTCGCGATGGAGGGCGCGGGCCTGGGCCTCATCGCGCTCGGCGGTGTCCCCATCGCGCTCACGGGCGCTTCGCGGCGCACGATTGCTCCGCTCTACGCGGTGACGCTGGCGGGCTTCAGCGTGTTCGGCATCTCCGCGCTCGCCAACCTGTACTCGGTGGTCTCGCCCACGTTCGACCCGGGAGTCCCCGCGGCGACACTGCCCCCGCTCGAGCTGGAGATGGGCTACCAGTACGTGAGTGACACGTCGTTCGACTACGACCACTTCGTCTCGCTGGGCGCGGTGGCGCGGCTGGACTCGCTGAAGCTGGAGGCCGTCGCGCGGCTGGCCCCGGAGGATGGCAACGCGCAGGTGCGGTTCGGTGGGGCCTATCGCCTGCTCGGCGCACCGGAGCAGCGGCGAGGCGACACGGATGGCTCGTCGCTGGACGCGGAGCTCTTCGGCCTCTACCACCGCTACCCGACGGAGGGCTTCATCGTCATCGGCGGAGACCTGGGCCTGCGAGGCCGCTTCGCCATGTCCCGCGTGAGCCCGGCGTTGGCTGGCTCCTTCGCGGAGGCGAGCATCGGCATGTCCCTGCAGGGCTACAGCTATCCAGGCCCGGTGAGTGACGGGAACCTGCACGAGCAGCTCCTCTACAGCTTCGGCTATGGCGTGTGGCTGGGGCGTGGTGGGCCGTTCAAGGGCGAGGCGATGATCTTCTACGACCACCGCAAGGATGGCTTCGCGGGCGGGCTGCGCACGTTCGGCGGAGGAGTCGTGGGCAACTTCGGTCTTCGAGGCCGCGCGCTCCTGACGGAGACGTGGGGCGTGGCCGCGGAGGTGGCGGCGGGTGGTGCGCTCGTCGGGCGGCTGTCGCTCATCTACGCGCTGGGAGGTGAGTCGTGATTCGCGTGGGCTTCCAGGGTGTGGTGTTGGCGGTGCTGCTGACCGGATGCCTGCGGCCCGCGGAGAACCGCGCGGTGCGCGACTCGAAGGTGGGCCAGGCCGAGGGCGGTGGCATGTCGCTCCAGGTCGAGGACGGCCTCGCGGCGGTGCGGCACCTGGGCGCGGGCGAGGTGACGCTCTGGGGCAACGCGCCTGTCTTCAGCGCGAAGACCACGCTGAGCGCCTCGGCTCCCGGACAGTGGTTCATCACCGTGCGCAACGCGATGCCGGACGCGGAGCTGTCCGTGCAATCGGACTCGGGCGAGGTGCTGCCCGTGGAGTCCGTGGCGCAGGCGCTGCCCACGGTGAAGGCGTGGCGCGTGGAGCTGCGCGCGGGAGGCACGGCGACGTTGCGCGTGGCGCCTCCGGACTGGGACTCCACCGCGCCGTTCCGCTTCGCCGCGCTCGCGGACGTGCAGGAGGCGCTGCCTCGCGTGGGCGACATCTACGCGCGGCTGGCGAAGGACGACACGCTGCGCTTCATCCTCTTCGCGGGAGACCTCACGGAGCGAGGCACCCGCGAGGAGCTGCTCGAGTTCCAGGAGCGGCTGGAGGCGGGCTCTCGCATCCCGCTGTACGCCACGCTGGGCAACCACGAGACCTTCACGAAGGACGCGGAGGAGTACACCTCGCTCGTGGGCCGAGGCAGCCAGAGCTTCGTCTTCCACCACGTGCGCTTCACCGTGGTGGACTCCAGCAACGGCACGCTGGACCCCATCGTGGAGGAGCAGCTCGACGGGTGGCTGTCGTCCTCGAGAAACGGCGCGCACGTGGTGGCCATGCATGTGCCCCCGCAGGACCCGGTGGGCTTGAGAGGCGGAGGCTTCGCGAACCGGGGCGAGTCCGCGGGGCTGGTGGGCAAGCTCGCGCGCGAGGGCGTGGACCTCACGCTCTACGGCCACATCCACTCGTACTACTCCTTCACCAACGCGGGCATCCCCGCGTTCATCTCCGGTGGCGGCGGCGCGATTCCGGAGACCTTCGATGGCGTGGGTCGCCACTACCTGTCGGTGGACATCGGCGCGAACGAGGGACTGCGCGAGGCCGCGCTCGTCCGCGTGGACTGAGCGACAGAGGCCGGCACTGAACGAAGCGTCAGCCGGCGCTGTGTGGGAGAAAACGCGCGCGGGGCCGACTTTCCGGCCCGGCAGCATACCCCCTTGATCTGACACTGAACACGTGAGCAGATGGCGGCCCCATCGTGAGGAGCCCAGAGGAGGCCCGCCATGTTCGACTCGAACGAGAACGACCCCATTTCCCCGGCGCTGCGTGCGCTGCTCGAGCTGTTCACCACGGAGCTGGCGGAGGTGCGCTTCCCGGACATGAGCGGGCAGGTGCTGGAGGACGCGGCGGCGCAGGTGAGGGCGAGCGCGGAGGCGGTGGCCCGTGCGCAGGCGGCGCTGGAGGCGGCGCGCCAGGGCTTGCAGGACAGCCAGGACGCCCTGCTCCAGAAGGGGCAGCGCGCGCTGGCGTACGCCCGGGTCTTCGCCGAGGAGAACCCGGAGCTGAACACGAAGCTGGAGGCCATCCACCTGCCGCGC
Encoded here:
- a CDS encoding GNAT family N-acetyltransferase is translated as MTDAELNDRLRANVIAFKHLQRERGLLRHWSAPGLDAFSLPEHPTESHFQQAYFASPQALDQGLPALEAYFRGQGIPAWSVNVLPGDDEGGRLLGAAGYRPENRIPAMGLALADVPEDPPTFPLVETPLQDEMVALNARVWGKWEDILAVWRRPPALPVHTLVAREAGVPLACGFALDVGDTAGVYMVVTAPEARGRGLASEVMRGLLSGARERGLHASVLQATEQGRSVYRKLGYRELGDWVGWLQRAN
- the gyrB gene encoding DNA topoisomerase (ATP-hydrolyzing) subunit B; translation: MEKTPATGAAVAPPPGDYGTDSITKLEGLEAVRKRPGMYIGDTVAYGLHKLVYEVVDNAVDEALAGHCTDINVVIHVDGSLSVQDNGRGIPVGPHPDPKFKGKDTLEVVLTELHAGSKFGNGAYKVSGGLHGVGVTCVNFLSEWFKVRVQRSGKVYEQSYARGVSQGSPQVVGTTEKRGTLIAFKPDPQVMELLDFNFETLSQRLRELAFLNAGLHITINDERTNKEHDFKFDGGISSFVEYLNKSKTVLHDKPIAFTVEKDGVSLELAMQWNDGYDERIYTFANNINTHEGGSHLSGFKAALTRTLNSYAEKSGIWKDLKETPTGEDAREGLSAVISVKLPNPQFEGQTKTKLGNSEVKGLVEQMVNDQLATFLEETPMVGKKVIAKIGDACRARIAARKARETVRRKGVLDGGGLPGKLADCQSRDPHESELYIVEGDSAGGSAKQGRDRRNQAILPLRGKILNVEKARFEKMLTSAEIVTLITALGTGIGAEDYNPEKARYHRIILMTDADVDGSHIRTLLLTFFFRQMPELLQKGYLYIAQPPLYKVTRNKKDKYVKDQRALDEYLLGIATEHGRVLTPSGEVGGTDLKVLLEKVIAYEERLEKQAKRRDARVVDAVVQGARLTAEMLGDEAALAAAVKGALAEFERRMPDVLGRVSHEVVGDSEHQTKKLVFQTDVNGAMRQTVFDHAFLSSPEYVELMSLRDAFKALGDAPYKVKVDGGYVTAYSAQEVHAALRKDAQKGLGLQRYKGLGEMNPEQLWDTTMNPLTRTLLQVRVEDAVESDEIFSLLMGEAVEPRREFIERNALDVQNLDI
- a CDS encoding FMN-binding negative transcriptional regulator; amino-acid sequence: MYIPRHFEERDAERLLSLMSRHSFAVLVTVGEDGAPFATHLPFLVERDAAGAVRLMAHLALPNPQWRAFSAERDAMVIFQGPHAYVSPRWYATSPQVPTWNYATVHAYGRPQVITSRDETLRILRASAATYEPDTASAWRPEQVDAYVERLMGGIVAFELRVTRLEGKFKLSQNKSLADREGVIAALERGGQPGDVELAALMRACVLEVE
- a CDS encoding serine/threonine-protein kinase, encoding MAEPTPQTFGKYVLLSKIAAGGMAVTYRARMTGAAGVTKPCVIKQILPHFVDDEDFVEMFIGEARLVASMSHSNIAQIFDFGEVDGQYFIAMELVQGQPLSKVLRRAQRMGMGLFPESLALHVASKLCDGLDYAHRHVGEDGVEMGLVHRDVSPDNVLISYEGEVKVIDFGIAKATSAVEAKTSPGTLKGKYPYFSPEQARGRQDLDARTDVYAAGVVLYEMVCGKRPYEGEFVTVLPRILQGDCLPPTTLNPSMTQDLENVIAHAMAVDRDERFQTAKELSASLVELLYRDNPRFTPSELSQLMAYLFAEELTAEGRKAEVSPAFMEQVAFWQASTGESSQSRARPLRPSNPGLRSKPGSDGGAKPPTDGARRSSVSNPSLRKVTSSGSLRRVTNTGLPRTEVSSAGRKLPTSERPGPPVPELPEEPDTDSSDLSQALIATEVPLAMATLAAPRDTPVENPVVTAQSATTQPVSSALGRPPTGTGLRTTADEARETLAKEEAERRAQQQKAVKTMSLSVFGVAGFALFVALLYHFVLKPDAPDPRAANAATLWVTSTPEGAKVKLNGRDVAGKTPLMVEGILVGEANTLVLTLPGHLAWTRRFTPASMMLEPLKAELQPVPPSEPASPPPPSAPPAQPPPVVAAVATGTAVEPTVVEAKAVEVAPTEDAGVPAAAENTATAEAEPSEDPVPLVERAKQINDAEREFYEVDYPTRLLVVRPMYNAALIPEYATASIDLNPNVAYSVWTQGSAALAEGRGTASGTLAYFIEGEGPADSSFGLLSASARTVKNARKLHVFAVDETGPEDNSGSIHVVIRQSAYVPPRSLTFDAQQHALQLKPEQQVLLRGLNPRATYLFTVRDDIAELRPGAPGRVQQVLCVERGTSPASVRATHRILETGKRYQITGAEDLRCFFPDTKSDDNQGALEMDIVDTTSLSRKERAAALRGSRR
- a CDS encoding metallophosphoesterase family protein; protein product: MIRVGFQGVVLAVLLTGCLRPAENRAVRDSKVGQAEGGGMSLQVEDGLAAVRHLGAGEVTLWGNAPVFSAKTTLSASAPGQWFITVRNAMPDAELSVQSDSGEVLPVESVAQALPTVKAWRVELRAGGTATLRVAPPDWDSTAPFRFAALADVQEALPRVGDIYARLAKDDTLRFILFAGDLTERGTREELLEFQERLEAGSRIPLYATLGNHETFTKDAEEYTSLVGRGSQSFVFHHVRFTVVDSSNGTLDPIVEEQLDGWLSSSRNGAHVVAMHVPPQDPVGLRGGGFANRGESAGLVGKLAREGVDLTLYGHIHSYYSFTNAGIPAFISGGGGAIPETFDGVGRHYLSVDIGANEGLREAALVRVD